The following coding sequences lie in one Halorarum halophilum genomic window:
- a CDS encoding mechanosensitive ion channel family protein → MKRQLGYGSLLLAAGCWLGAVTVRAIAPFEGLTVGSFPADAVLVRALLVGGVAFAAYGSYLLALRLVLRTENKRRAHDLRNVLRLLFGAAAVVTALGALTEQWLGVLLSLGVVGFAVTFALQQPLLSLIAWFYIMLNRPYTVGDRVQIGEARGDVIEVDFLVTTLWEINGPLVSSNQPSGRVVTVPNSTVLSAEVSNYGGEFPFVWNELTVQVAYETDLAFARERMVAVADDHLGDDMERAIGRYRERLSETPVELEVNERPAVNVVLGESWVELKLRYLVHPRRGTRVRNALYERVLDEFNEHPDRVGFPIGRNR, encoded by the coding sequence GTGAAGCGACAACTGGGGTACGGCTCGCTCCTACTGGCCGCCGGGTGCTGGCTCGGTGCAGTGACGGTGCGGGCCATCGCCCCGTTCGAGGGGCTGACCGTCGGCTCGTTCCCGGCCGACGCGGTGCTCGTCCGGGCCCTGCTCGTCGGCGGCGTCGCCTTCGCTGCGTACGGCAGTTACCTCCTCGCACTCCGGCTCGTGCTCCGCACGGAGAACAAGCGACGCGCCCACGACCTCCGGAACGTCCTTCGGCTCCTGTTCGGCGCCGCCGCGGTCGTGACCGCGCTGGGCGCGCTCACCGAACAGTGGCTCGGGGTCCTCCTGTCGCTCGGCGTCGTCGGCTTCGCGGTCACCTTCGCGCTCCAGCAGCCGCTGCTGTCGCTGATCGCGTGGTTCTACATCATGCTGAACCGGCCGTACACGGTCGGCGACCGCGTCCAGATCGGCGAGGCCAGGGGGGACGTCATCGAGGTGGACTTCCTCGTCACGACGCTGTGGGAGATCAACGGGCCGCTCGTCTCCTCGAACCAGCCGTCCGGCCGGGTGGTCACTGTCCCCAACAGCACCGTGCTGTCGGCCGAGGTGAGCAACTACGGCGGCGAGTTCCCGTTCGTCTGGAACGAGCTGACGGTCCAGGTCGCCTACGAGACGGACCTCGCGTTCGCCCGCGAGCGGATGGTCGCGGTAGCGGACGACCACCTCGGCGACGACATGGAGCGGGCCATCGGGCGCTACCGCGAGCGCCTCTCGGAGACGCCCGTCGAACTGGAGGTGAACGAACGCCCGGCCGTCAACGTCGTGCTGGGCGAGTCGTGGGTCGAACTCAAACTCCGGTACCTCGTCCACCCGCGCCGGGGAACCCGCGTTCGAAACGCCCTCTACGAGCGCGTCCTCGATGAGTTCAACGAGCATCCGGACCGGGTCGGCTTCCCGATCGGCCGCAACCGCTGA
- a CDS encoding ornithine cyclodeaminase family protein: MTEALFLSSDEVAGLASPGEYVDAVRDAYRQVGDGAPAEPRTKLANDDPPGMFTTYAAVLPETGAMGGYMYSAGFGERDAWFMTPLFDAESGEPLALLDGASMNPFKTGAAGAVGVDALAREDATSLALIGSGAQARGQLKAAAAVRDLETVWVYSPTKESREEFAGELNKALDASVAAVASSAAAIEDADIVVTATNADEPVFDGDQLEPGSHVTAMGQYDPDKRELDHETIRRGTYVPDLRKRVTRDAGSFISALEAGVVTEDHVHAELGEVVAGVESGRTDEDEITIFDSGGTGIETTAAAYLLYEKAVEDGLGTPIDLSPASQALTGE, translated from the coding sequence ATGACCGAGGCGCTGTTCCTGTCGAGCGATGAGGTCGCGGGCCTCGCATCGCCTGGCGAGTACGTCGACGCCGTCCGCGACGCCTACCGGCAGGTGGGCGACGGTGCGCCGGCCGAACCGCGCACGAAACTCGCGAACGACGATCCGCCGGGGATGTTCACGACGTACGCGGCCGTGCTCCCCGAGACCGGCGCGATGGGCGGGTACATGTACTCGGCCGGCTTCGGCGAGCGGGACGCCTGGTTCATGACGCCGCTGTTCGACGCCGAGTCCGGCGAGCCGCTGGCGCTGCTCGACGGCGCGTCGATGAACCCCTTCAAGACCGGCGCCGCAGGGGCAGTCGGGGTCGACGCGCTCGCCCGCGAGGACGCGACCTCGCTCGCGCTCATCGGAAGCGGCGCGCAGGCCCGCGGCCAGTTGAAGGCGGCCGCCGCGGTCCGGGACCTCGAGACGGTGTGGGTGTACTCGCCGACGAAGGAGAGCCGGGAGGAGTTCGCCGGCGAACTGAACAAGGCGCTCGACGCGTCGGTCGCGGCCGTCGCCTCCTCCGCGGCGGCCATCGAGGACGCCGACATCGTCGTCACGGCGACCAACGCCGACGAGCCGGTGTTCGACGGCGACCAGCTCGAACCCGGGAGCCACGTCACCGCGATGGGCCAGTACGACCCCGACAAGCGCGAACTCGACCACGAGACGATCCGGCGGGGCACCTACGTGCCGGACCTCCGGAAACGGGTCACGCGGGACGCCGGTTCGTTCATCTCGGCGCTGGAGGCGGGCGTCGTCACGGAGGACCACGTCCACGCCGAACTCGGCGAGGTCGTCGCCGGGGTCGAATCCGGCCGCACCGACGAGGACGAGATCACGATCTTCGACTCGGGCGGAACCGGGATCGAGACGACCGCCGCCGCCTACCTGCTGTACGAGAAGGCCGTCGAGGACGGGCTCGGCACGCCCATCGACCTCTCGCCCGCTAGCCAGGCGCTCACCGGGGAGTAA
- a CDS encoding MFS transporter, with the protein MAGIDRGHAMWLVLACGFLFVNFFRNSTAVLAGDLAAVFDATAAELGLLHSSFFYIYAAAQLPAGLVADRYGPRRVVAGGLVGMAVGVAVFAASGSLAVGFLGRALAGLGGSVIYVAVLRFCANWFASDEFATMTGFTIAAAGMGGILATTPLAIASDAAGWRPVMFGSAAAMGVVAVGVYAAVRDRPDDARVEAAADGSQSLGDVIAGARRVLSDLETWLMGIMLFLVIGLNFTVVGLWGVPYMVHVHDVSVATAATTVLAANVGFALGSPVLGALSDRLGRRTEVILASCLVFLASYAVVFLTVAPPLVVVGAVLFVAMFVTGGTAVSYTVAKERHLDDSGAATGTVNGLGYLGAAVFPAVMGLVLDAYWTGEVIDGARAYTPAGYRVAFGVVTLGGVVAVGCALALHVRERRRTNAEAAAGAD; encoded by the coding sequence ATGGCAGGAATCGACCGCGGGCACGCGATGTGGCTCGTCCTCGCGTGCGGGTTCCTCTTCGTGAACTTCTTCCGCAACTCGACGGCGGTGCTCGCAGGCGACCTCGCGGCCGTCTTCGACGCCACGGCGGCCGAACTCGGCCTCCTCCACTCGTCGTTCTTCTACATCTACGCGGCCGCCCAGCTCCCCGCCGGCCTCGTCGCCGACCGCTACGGACCGCGCAGGGTCGTGGCCGGCGGGCTCGTCGGGATGGCCGTCGGCGTCGCGGTGTTCGCGGCCAGCGGGTCGCTCGCGGTCGGGTTCCTCGGCCGGGCGCTCGCCGGTCTCGGCGGGAGCGTCATCTACGTCGCCGTGCTGCGCTTCTGCGCGAACTGGTTCGCGTCGGACGAGTTCGCGACGATGACGGGCTTCACCATCGCCGCCGCGGGCATGGGCGGCATCCTCGCGACGACGCCGCTCGCCATCGCGTCCGACGCGGCCGGCTGGCGACCGGTCATGTTCGGGTCGGCCGCGGCGATGGGGGTCGTGGCCGTCGGCGTGTACGCGGCCGTCCGGGACCGACCCGACGACGCCCGGGTCGAGGCCGCCGCCGACGGGTCCCAGTCGCTCGGCGACGTGATCGCGGGCGCACGACGCGTGCTCTCGGACCTCGAGACGTGGCTCATGGGGATCATGCTGTTCCTGGTCATCGGGCTGAACTTCACCGTCGTCGGCCTCTGGGGCGTCCCGTACATGGTCCACGTCCACGACGTCTCGGTCGCCACGGCGGCGACGACGGTGCTCGCGGCGAACGTCGGCTTCGCGCTCGGCTCGCCCGTGCTCGGCGCGCTCTCGGACCGGCTCGGCCGGCGCACGGAGGTCATCCTCGCCTCCTGTCTCGTGTTCCTCGCGTCGTACGCGGTCGTGTTCCTCACGGTCGCGCCGCCGCTCGTCGTCGTCGGCGCGGTGCTGTTCGTCGCCATGTTCGTCACCGGCGGCACCGCCGTCTCATACACGGTCGCGAAGGAGCGCCACCTCGACGACAGCGGCGCCGCGACGGGCACGGTGAACGGACTCGGGTATCTGGGCGCGGCCGTGTTCCCGGCGGTCATGGGGCTGGTTCTCGACGCGTACTGGACGGGCGAGGTCATCGACGGGGCGCGCGCGTACACCCCGGCGGGGTACCGGGTCGCGTTCGGCGTCGTCACGCTCGGCGGCGTGGTCGCCGTGGGCTGCGCGCTCGCACTCCACGTCAGGGAACGGCGGCGGACGAATGCCGAGGCGGCGGCAGGCGCGGACTGA
- a CDS encoding phosphoenolpyruvate carboxykinase (ATP) translates to MSNAWVTGAFGDEAFPDPDDADNVTYNPSFERLRELAAGGETTTEYGCPAYVSEHRSRNADLTRNAVDDEFDGEDYARFEAAAAHVGEHEMLCVDRRMGRHPDHSSVCRLFVPVEHARIALAWAKLFEPVESAGTGAGAPDPDFVTVQLPDWDEVAIRVLPDEGVTVVLGTDYSGEAKKSFLRLFMYYAKRAGGLGLHAGSKRVVARTAGGDGELEEVGQLFLGLSATGKSTLTAHGLWLDEPERATMLQDDVCALLPDGSVAGSEGNGLYVKTIGLDPEEQPAVYEAVTHESAVLENVSVDEDGTVDFDSDEYTANGRAIVLREHLSSADEDINLDRVDQVFFITRNPAMPPVTKLDPDEAAAAFMLGESIETSAGDPSKAGESIRVVGTNPFIVGPEGEEGNRFRDLVAELDVDCFVLNTGTLGDGKDIGVDDTVTILRELSRGAVEWTTDDATGLTVPSSVPGMDIGSFSVAEHVDGYERTLRDLRDERRAYLAEFEELDGAIRDAVY, encoded by the coding sequence ATGTCGAACGCATGGGTCACAGGCGCTTTCGGAGACGAAGCGTTCCCGGACCCCGACGACGCCGACAACGTGACGTACAATCCGTCCTTCGAGCGCCTCCGCGAACTGGCCGCGGGCGGCGAGACGACGACGGAGTACGGCTGTCCGGCGTACGTGAGCGAGCACCGCTCGCGCAACGCCGACCTGACACGGAACGCCGTCGACGACGAGTTCGACGGCGAGGACTACGCCCGCTTCGAGGCGGCGGCCGCCCACGTCGGGGAGCACGAGATGCTCTGTGTCGACCGGCGGATGGGTCGCCACCCCGACCACTCCTCGGTGTGCCGGCTCTTCGTCCCCGTCGAGCACGCGCGGATCGCACTCGCGTGGGCGAAACTGTTCGAGCCCGTCGAGTCTGCGGGTACGGGTGCCGGCGCGCCCGACCCCGACTTCGTCACCGTCCAGCTCCCGGACTGGGACGAGGTCGCGATCCGCGTGCTCCCCGACGAGGGCGTCACGGTCGTACTCGGGACCGATTACTCTGGAGAGGCGAAGAAGTCGTTCCTCCGGCTGTTCATGTACTACGCGAAGCGCGCCGGCGGCCTCGGGCTCCACGCGGGGAGCAAGCGCGTCGTCGCCCGGACTGCCGGCGGGGACGGTGAGCTCGAGGAGGTCGGACAGTTGTTCCTCGGCCTCTCGGCCACGGGCAAGTCGACGCTGACAGCCCACGGACTCTGGCTCGACGAGCCCGAACGAGCGACGATGCTCCAGGACGACGTGTGCGCGCTGCTCCCCGACGGCAGCGTTGCCGGCAGCGAGGGGAACGGGCTGTACGTCAAGACCATCGGCCTCGACCCGGAGGAGCAGCCGGCGGTGTACGAGGCGGTGACCCACGAGTCGGCCGTGCTCGAGAACGTCTCGGTCGACGAGGACGGGACCGTCGACTTCGACAGCGACGAGTACACCGCGAACGGCCGGGCCATCGTCCTTCGCGAACACCTCTCCTCCGCCGACGAGGACATCAACCTGGACCGCGTCGACCAGGTGTTCTTCATCACGCGCAACCCCGCCATGCCCCCGGTCACGAAGCTCGACCCTGACGAGGCGGCCGCGGCGTTCATGCTGGGCGAGTCGATCGAGACCAGCGCCGGCGACCCGTCGAAGGCCGGCGAGTCCATCCGCGTCGTCGGCACCAACCCGTTCATCGTCGGCCCGGAGGGCGAGGAGGGGAACCGATTCCGGGACCTCGTCGCGGAACTCGACGTTGACTGTTTCGTCCTCAACACGGGGACGCTCGGGGACGGGAAGGACATCGGCGTCGACGACACGGTCACCATCCTTCGCGAACTCTCGCGCGGCGCCGTGGAGTGGACCACCGACGACGCGACCGGGCTCACGGTCCCGAGTTCCGTGCCGGGGATGGACATCGGCTCCTTCTCCGTCGCGGAGCACGTCGACGGCTACGAGCGGACGCTGCGGGACCTCAGGGACGAGCGCCGGGCGTACCTCGCCGAGTTCGAGGAGCTCGACGGGGCGATCCGGGACGCCGTCTACTGA
- a CDS encoding mRNA surveillance protein pelota, which produces MRIEGRGRGAEGRERLTVVPETTDDLWHLSHVLEPGDLVEADTTRRVQRDDDNLRDTGGEREPMHVTLEVEDVEFARFANRLRVGGVIVGCSREDQLDHHHTINVEERSELTVEKHFKPDQLERVEEAEEATDAPDVAIATVEEGAAYIHTVQQYGTEEYASFTKPTGKGEYARPRAELFAELGDALSHLDSDAIILAGPGFTKNDARDYIAEEHRDLDDRITVVDTSAAGDRGVHEVLKRGAVADVQQETRIAREAELIDQLTERMAEGAKATYGVAETMEAAEFGAVETLLVLDERLRSERQGEGDWDVDANDLIEEVEQKGGDVVVFSEEFAPGQQLKNLGGVAALLRYRLQ; this is translated from the coding sequence ATGCGAATCGAAGGCCGCGGCCGCGGCGCGGAGGGCCGCGAGCGGCTCACGGTCGTCCCGGAGACGACCGACGACCTCTGGCACCTCTCGCACGTCCTCGAACCCGGCGACCTGGTCGAGGCGGACACGACCCGACGGGTCCAGCGCGACGACGACAACCTCCGGGACACCGGGGGTGAGCGCGAGCCCATGCACGTGACCCTCGAGGTCGAGGACGTGGAGTTCGCGCGGTTCGCCAACCGCCTCCGGGTCGGCGGCGTCATCGTCGGCTGCTCGCGCGAGGACCAGCTCGATCACCACCACACCATCAACGTCGAGGAGCGCTCGGAGCTGACCGTCGAGAAGCACTTCAAACCCGACCAGCTCGAGCGCGTCGAGGAGGCGGAGGAGGCGACCGACGCGCCCGACGTGGCCATCGCCACGGTCGAGGAGGGAGCGGCCTACATCCACACCGTCCAGCAGTACGGCACGGAGGAGTACGCGAGCTTCACGAAGCCGACCGGGAAGGGCGAGTACGCCCGTCCCCGCGCGGAGCTGTTCGCCGAACTCGGCGACGCCCTCTCCCACCTCGACTCGGACGCGATCATCCTCGCCGGCCCGGGCTTCACGAAGAACGACGCCCGCGACTACATCGCCGAGGAGCACCGCGACCTCGACGACCGCATCACGGTCGTCGACACCTCCGCCGCGGGCGACCGCGGGGTCCACGAGGTGCTCAAGCGGGGCGCCGTCGCGGACGTCCAGCAGGAGACGCGGATCGCTCGCGAGGCGGAACTCATCGATCAGCTCACCGAGCGCATGGCAGAGGGCGCGAAGGCCACGTACGGCGTCGCGGAGACGATGGAGGCGGCCGAGTTCGGCGCCGTCGAGACGCTCCTCGTCCTCGACGAGCGCCTCCGCTCCGAGCGCCAGGGCGAGGGCGACTGGGACGTCGACGCGAACGACCTCATCGAGGAGGTCGAACAGAAGGGCGGTGACGTCGTCGTCTTCTCCGAGGAGTTCGCGCCGGGCCAGCAGTTGAAGAACCTCGGCGGCGTGGCGGCGCTGCTCCGGTACCGGCTCCAGTAG
- a CDS encoding DUF4013 domain-containing protein: MIEESLRYPLNSDDRVATHLIGGLLLVLSILVLPAFVVQGYLVRVLRSAAGGETEAPSFTGWGGLFVDGLKFLLVNLVVGLVIAIPFVVVSVVVFGGAAAIGDAGGETSVAALSLVGILLFAVATLFAVVVSYFLPAMFTNFAVEGRLGAAFDLSTVKSIAFTTDYLVAVLLAVVLGGVINSIGSLFAIVLVGIPILFYGQVVTYYLFGRAYAEGRSAAGLPPATVVSTPPSTRTTDRSGRV; this comes from the coding sequence GTGATCGAAGAGTCACTGCGGTACCCGTTGAACAGCGACGACCGGGTCGCGACGCACCTCATCGGCGGACTGCTGCTCGTCCTGAGTATCCTCGTACTGCCGGCGTTCGTCGTCCAGGGCTACCTCGTCCGCGTGCTGCGATCCGCGGCGGGCGGCGAGACGGAGGCGCCCTCGTTCACCGGCTGGGGCGGCCTGTTCGTCGACGGGCTCAAGTTCCTGCTCGTCAACCTCGTCGTCGGCCTCGTCATCGCGATCCCGTTCGTCGTCGTCTCCGTCGTGGTCTTCGGGGGCGCCGCCGCGATCGGTGACGCGGGCGGGGAGACCAGCGTCGCGGCACTGAGTCTCGTCGGGATCCTGCTGTTCGCCGTCGCGACGCTGTTCGCCGTCGTCGTGTCGTACTTCCTCCCGGCGATGTTCACGAACTTCGCGGTGGAGGGACGTCTCGGCGCCGCGTTCGACCTCTCGACGGTGAAGTCGATCGCGTTCACCACCGACTACCTCGTCGCCGTCCTCCTCGCGGTGGTCCTCGGTGGCGTCATCAACTCGATCGGGAGCCTGTTCGCCATCGTCCTCGTCGGCATCCCGATCCTCTTCTACGGGCAGGTCGTCACCTACTACCTGTTCGGCCGGGCGTACGCCGAGGGTCGTTCGGCGGCCGGGCTTCCGCCCGCGACCGTCGTGTCGACACCGCCCTCGACGCGGACGACCGACCGCTCCGGCCGCGTCTGA
- a CDS encoding DUF4013 domain-containing protein, with protein MLREALRFPFRGDRGNVLETLAVGGGLHLLAAFLPVLPLVPVVGYLVGVLRDDGGDEPPLFREPRRLLRDGLLGSVVCLAYLLPPAAFLLLTVGRAAVDGIPGDVPSSLFLAFSTLSLLIAVAFAYVLPAALVALARSGLRAAFAPRALLGAVTNGRYFYGWTVGGATFGSALALTPALNPIAVGFFVLFYAEVVAAAAWADAVRGNRFTPGR; from the coding sequence ATGCTGCGGGAGGCGCTTCGGTTCCCGTTCCGGGGCGACCGCGGGAACGTCCTCGAGACCCTGGCTGTCGGCGGGGGACTCCACCTGCTCGCGGCATTCCTCCCGGTCCTTCCGCTCGTACCGGTAGTGGGCTACCTCGTCGGTGTGCTCCGTGACGACGGAGGGGACGAGCCGCCGCTGTTCAGGGAGCCCCGACGGCTCCTCCGGGACGGACTCCTCGGCTCGGTTGTCTGCCTCGCGTACCTGCTCCCCCCGGCGGCGTTCCTGCTGCTCACCGTCGGACGGGCGGCCGTGGACGGGATACCGGGCGACGTGCCGTCGTCCCTGTTCCTCGCGTTCAGCACCCTCTCGCTGCTGATCGCCGTGGCCTTCGCGTACGTTCTGCCCGCGGCGCTCGTCGCGCTCGCGCGCTCGGGACTTCGGGCCGCGTTCGCCCCGCGAGCCCTCCTCGGCGCCGTGACGAACGGGCGGTACTTCTACGGCTGGACCGTCGGCGGGGCCACGTTCGGGTCGGCGCTCGCGCTCACCCCGGCCCTGAACCCGATCGCGGTCGGCTTCTTCGTCCTCTTCTACGCCGAGGTGGTCGCTGCGGCCGCCTGGGCCGACGCCGTCCGGGGAAACCGTTTTACTCCGGGTCGGTGA
- the rqcH gene encoding ribosome rescue protein RqcH, whose product MEPKREMTSVDLTALVGELGRYEGAKVDKVYLYGDDLVRFKLRDYDHGRVELLVETGDVKRCHVADPANVPDAPGRPPEFAKTLRARIGGGEFAGVEQFEFDRILTFEFERPDEDTLVVAELFGQGNVAVLDENREVQRSLETVRLKSRTIAPGSQYEYPQSRLHPMDVDFEPFATRMAESDTDVVRTLATQLNFGGLYAEEFCTRAGVEKATDIEEATEEQFRAIYDAIVRFRDRLNAGDLDPRVYLEDGEVVDVTPLPLEEREGLESEAYDDFNAALDAYFHRLDLTEDEEVDESPDFEAEIEKKQRIIQQQEGAIEDFEEQANEERRRAELVYAHYDLVDDVLSTVQSAREDGLPWEDIDATFAEGAERDIPEAEAVEDVNGAEGTVTVSLDGTSVTLDASTGPEKNADMLYKEAKRVEEKKEGAEAAIENTREELAAVRERKEQWEQADEEPADADAAESEGDDAEDGEGDEERQVDWLSRASVPVRQQDHWYDRFRWFTTSDGFLVIGGRNADQNEELVKKYMDADDLFMHAQAHGGPVTVIKATDPSEPARDVTIPEQSREEAAQFAVSYSSVWKDGRGAGDAYLVTPDQVSKTPESGEYIEKGGFVIRGDRDYYDDVPAKISVGVQVEPETRVVGGPTSAIEERAESIIELRPGKFAQNDAAVKCYREFKRRFADDSFVRKVASADRIQEFLPPGGSDLLGV is encoded by the coding sequence ATGGAGCCGAAACGCGAGATGACGTCGGTCGACCTCACGGCCCTCGTGGGCGAACTCGGTCGCTACGAGGGCGCGAAGGTCGACAAGGTCTACCTCTACGGCGACGACCTCGTGCGGTTCAAACTCCGCGACTACGACCATGGCCGGGTCGAGCTCCTGGTCGAGACGGGCGACGTGAAGCGCTGTCACGTCGCCGACCCGGCCAACGTCCCCGACGCCCCCGGCCGACCGCCGGAGTTCGCGAAGACCCTGCGCGCCCGCATCGGCGGCGGCGAGTTCGCCGGCGTCGAGCAGTTCGAGTTCGACCGCATCCTCACCTTCGAGTTCGAGCGCCCCGACGAGGACACGCTCGTCGTCGCCGAACTGTTCGGGCAGGGCAACGTCGCCGTGCTCGACGAGAACCGGGAGGTCCAGCGCAGCCTCGAGACGGTCCGGCTGAAGTCCCGGACCATCGCGCCGGGCAGCCAGTACGAGTACCCGCAGTCGCGGCTGCATCCGATGGACGTCGACTTCGAGCCGTTCGCGACGCGGATGGCCGAGTCCGACACCGACGTCGTCCGGACGCTGGCGACCCAGTTGAACTTCGGCGGGCTCTACGCCGAGGAGTTCTGCACCCGGGCGGGCGTCGAGAAGGCGACCGACATCGAGGAGGCGACCGAGGAGCAGTTCCGGGCGATCTACGACGCGATCGTCAGGTTCCGTGACCGGCTGAACGCCGGCGACCTCGACCCGCGCGTCTACCTGGAGGACGGCGAGGTCGTCGACGTGACGCCGCTCCCGCTGGAGGAGCGCGAGGGGCTGGAGAGCGAGGCGTACGACGACTTCAACGCCGCGCTGGACGCCTACTTCCACCGGCTCGACCTCACCGAGGACGAGGAGGTCGACGAGTCCCCCGACTTCGAGGCCGAGATCGAGAAGAAACAGCGCATCATCCAGCAGCAGGAGGGCGCCATCGAGGACTTCGAGGAGCAGGCCAACGAGGAACGCCGGCGCGCGGAGCTCGTGTACGCCCACTACGACCTCGTGGACGACGTCCTCTCGACGGTCCAGAGCGCAAGGGAGGATGGGCTCCCGTGGGAGGACATCGACGCGACGTTCGCGGAGGGGGCCGAGCGCGACATCCCCGAGGCCGAGGCGGTCGAGGACGTGAACGGCGCCGAGGGGACGGTCACCGTCTCGCTCGACGGGACGTCGGTGACCCTGGACGCCTCGACCGGCCCGGAGAAGAACGCCGACATGCTGTACAAGGAGGCCAAGCGCGTCGAGGAGAAGAAGGAGGGTGCGGAGGCGGCGATCGAGAACACCCGCGAGGAACTCGCTGCCGTCCGCGAGCGGAAGGAGCAGTGGGAGCAGGCGGACGAGGAGCCGGCGGATGCGGACGCGGCGGAGTCCGAGGGGGACGATGCGGAGGACGGCGAGGGGGACGAGGAGCGGCAGGTCGACTGGCTCTCCCGCGCCTCCGTGCCCGTCCGCCAGCAGGACCACTGGTACGACCGGTTCCGGTGGTTCACCACCAGCGACGGCTTCCTCGTCATCGGCGGGCGCAACGCCGACCAGAACGAGGAACTGGTGAAGAAGTACATGGACGCCGACGACCTGTTCATGCACGCCCAGGCCCACGGCGGCCCGGTCACGGTCATCAAGGCCACCGACCCATCAGAGCCGGCCCGCGACGTGACCATCCCCGAGCAGTCCCGCGAGGAGGCGGCCCAGTTCGCGGTCTCCTACTCCTCGGTGTGGAAGGACGGCCGCGGGGCCGGCGACGCCTACCTCGTCACGCCCGACCAGGTGTCGAAGACGCCCGAGTCGGGCGAGTACATCGAGAAGGGCGGGTTCGTCATCCGCGGCGACCGCGACTACTACGACGACGTCCCGGCGAAGATCTCGGTCGGCGTCCAGGTCGAACCGGAGACGCGGGTCGTCGGCGGCCCCACGTCGGCGATCGAGGAGCGGGCGGAGTCGATCATCGAACTCCGGCCGGGGAAGTTCGCGCAGAACGACGCCGCGGTGAAGTGCTACCGCGAGTTCAAGCGGCGCTTCGCGGACGACTCGTTCGTCCGGAAGGTCGCGTCCGCCGACCGGATCCAGGAGTTCCTCCCCCCGGGCGGGAGCGACCTGCTCGGGGTGTAG
- a CDS encoding uracil-DNA glycosylase, producing MDEDCPNCPELVACRERVVHGYGDAGAEIILIGESPTAAAEENGVPFTGDEAGRRIQRVLGELGLSRSDPNADEPELQNVYLTYLARCRHPDRPATDGEVANCEPFRNAELRMINPELIVPVGQRALKELAVEYTTRAPGSFDAEAEHATTVRGRGFELLPMKDLEELTDEDADAFVEHVLENVFSRDYRQTKGRRSR from the coding sequence ATGGACGAGGACTGCCCGAACTGCCCGGAGCTCGTCGCGTGTCGCGAGCGCGTCGTCCACGGTTACGGCGACGCCGGTGCTGAGATCATCCTCATCGGCGAGTCGCCGACCGCGGCCGCGGAGGAGAACGGCGTGCCGTTCACGGGCGACGAGGCGGGGCGCCGGATCCAGCGGGTCCTCGGCGAACTCGGGCTCTCGCGCTCGGACCCGAACGCCGACGAACCGGAGCTCCAGAACGTCTATCTCACCTACCTCGCGCGGTGTCGCCACCCGGACCGACCGGCGACCGACGGGGAGGTCGCGAACTGCGAGCCGTTCCGGAACGCGGAGCTCCGGATGATCAACCCCGAGCTCATCGTCCCGGTGGGCCAGCGCGCGCTGAAGGAACTAGCGGTCGAGTACACCACCCGCGCGCCGGGGAGCTTCGACGCGGAGGCCGAGCACGCGACGACCGTTCGCGGGCGCGGGTTCGAGCTGTTGCCGATGAAGGACCTCGAGGAGTTGACCGACGAGGACGCGGACGCGTTCGTCGAGCACGTGCTCGAGAACGTCTTCTCACGGGACTACCGGCAGACGAAGGGTCGGCGGAGTCGGTAG